In the genome of Anaerolineae bacterium, the window CTTCGGCTTCGAGCGCGTCAGCGCCGAGGTGCCGGCGCTGGTCAAACCTCTCCCACCCGCGCTGTGAAACTCTCGCCAAGAGGGATTCCCCGATGACAGAGCGCCCGGAAGCCATCGTCTTCGATTACGGCGGGGTGTTCACCCTCCCCGATTCCCTTCGGCCGGAGTTCGAGATGTACGAGCGCGCCCTGGGACTGCCGGCCGGCGCGCTTTTGGAGGCGCTGGGGAGCGGACCGGCCTGGGAAGCAGTGTCGGTCGGGGCCATCAGCGAGGAGGAGTACTGGCGGCAGGTTGCCGGCGAATGGGAGGGGCGGCTTCCGCCGGCGTTTGGGCGCTTCCGGCACGGCACCCTGCCCTTCGAGACCATCAACGGGGAGATGGTGGAGCTGGCCAAACGCTTGTATGGGCAGGTGCGTCTGGGCCTGCTCAGCAACGCCACCATCAGCCTGCGGGCGCATCTGGAACGCTTGGGCTGGCCGATGCACCTGTTCGAGGTCATCGGGATATCGGCGGAGATAGGCCGGCGCAAGCCCGACGCGGCCGCCTTCCGGTGGGCGGCGGAGCAGTTGGGCGTGCCGATGGAGCGGATCCTGTTCGTGGATGACAAGCCGCGCAATGTGGAGGCGGCGCGGGCGGCCGGCATGCGTGCCCTGCTGTTCACCACGGTCAGTGAGCTGGCGGAGCACCTGCGGGAGATGGGCCTGAGGGTGTGATGGGCCGGCGAGCTGGGGATTCACTGCCGGCCCACCGAGAATTGCGCCGGCCATCCCGAAATGGTATACTTCCCCCCAGCATCACCAACGGAGGAACGCACATACCATGAGAGTCGCAGTCGTCGGCGGCGGCATCACCGGCATGAGCGCGGCCTATGAGCTGGCCAAGCGCGGCATCCCCTGCACCCTGTTCGAGAAGGACGAGACCCTGGGCGGCCTGGCCGGCTCCTTCAAGGTCAACAACACCTACCTGGAAAAGTTCTACCACCACCTCTTCACCACCGATACCGCCATGGTGGAGCTTATCCATGAGCTGGGGCTGGGGGACCAGTTCGTCTGGAACGATTCCAACACCGGCCTCTATTACGTCCAGCGGATTTACCGCCTGGCCACGCCCCTGGACGTCCTGCGCTTCAAGCCCCTGAGCTTTCCTGATCGCATCCGCATGGGCATGCTGGCCATCTGGCCGCGCTTCATCCGCGATTGGCATAAGCTGGAGGAGATCACGGCCAGGGAATGGCTCCTGCGCTACGCCGGCCCCCGCGTCTATCAGGTGGTCTGGGAGCCGCTCCTGCGCAACAAGTTCGGCCATTACCACGACCAGGTCGCCGCCGTCTGGATATGGAACAAACTGGTACTGCGGGGCGGTTCGCGCGATGTGCGGAGCGGCGCGGAGAAGCTGGGCTATCAGCGCGGCGGCTTCGGCCCGGTCTTCATCGCCTGGGAGAAGAGGATGCGGGAGATGGGGGTGGAGATCCGCCTGAACTCGCCGGTGGAGCACATCCGCATCGAGAACGGGCGCGCGACGGGCGTGGTGGTCGCCGGCCAATTCGAGCCGTTCGACCAGGTCATCGTCACCACCGCGCCGGCCATCCTGGCGGAGATGGCCCCTGGCCTGCCGGAGGCCTACCGCCATCAGCTCCAGCAGATCATCTACCTGGCCAACGTCTGCCTGGTGCTCAAGCTGAAACGCTCCCTCAGCACCACTTACTGGCTCAACATCGCTGACCCGACCATCCCCTTCGTGGGACTCATCGAGCACACCAACATGCAGAGGCCCGATGAGTACGGCGGCGCCCACATCGCCTATCTCTCGCGCTATCTGGACGCGGACGACCCGTACTACCGCATGTCGGCCGAGGAGCTTTTCGAAGCCTACCTGCCGCATATCCGGAAGATGTTCCCGGAGTTCGACGCCTCCTGGGTGGAGGAGAAATGGGCCTGGCGCGAGCGCTGGACCCAGCCGGTCATCCTGCGGCACTATTCGAAGGTACGGCCGGCGCTCAAAACCCCCGTGGACAACCTCTGGCTGTCCTGCATGGCCTCGATCTACCCGCAGGATCGCGGCATGAACTATGCCCTGCTCTACGGGCGCAAAGTGGTGCGGCAGATGCTGGGGGAGGAGCCGGCGGCGTAGGGGCCGCCGGCGACAGTCAATTCCCTGTGCCCCACGGGGAGGGCTTACCGCAACTGTCGGAAGCGGGGGTCCAGCTCCAGCAGTAGGCGCAGTCCGGTCTCGATATCCACTTTCGGGGAGAAGCCCAGCTTCTGGCGTGCCAAGGTGATATCCGCCACCAGTCGGGACACGCCGCCGTCCTGGCCGGCGTTCTCGATGATATTGGCCTTGCGGCGGGTGACCCGCTCGATGTGCCGCACCAGCTCGCGCACGCTGACCTCCTGCCCCGAGCCAACGTTGATGATCTGTCGGTCCACGTCGGGGGCCAGCGCCGCCGCCACCAATGCGTCCACCACGTCGTCAATGTACACGAAGTCGCGCGTCTGCCGGCCGTCCCCAAAGATGACCACCGAGCCGCCGGTCAGCACCTGGCGCATGAACAAGGGGATCACCGGGGCGTGGGAGGCCGGCAGGGGCTGATACGGCCCATAGGCGTTGAAGATACGCAGGGCCACCGTCTCGATGCCGTACAACTGCCCCAGGGTGAAGACATAGTACTCCGCCGCGATCTTGCTCACCGCATATGGAGCGCGCGGGTTTGGGCGGAAAGATTCCTTGACCGGCTGGAGCGGCTGTTCCCCATACACTGTGCCGGAGGAAGCCAGCACCACCCGCTTCACACCGACGTCGCGCATGGCTTCCATGACGCTGACTGTGCCGCCCACGTTCACGTCGTTATATTCGCGCGGGTACAGGATGGATTCCGGGACGGATACCCGGGCGGCGAGATGAAAGACGCAGTCAATATTGTGGAGAATGGTCCACAGCTTGGGGCGATCGCGCACATCCCCGCGGTTGAACAGCACATCCTGATGCAGGCGAGAGGGGTCGCCGGCGCTCAAATCATCCAACACGCGCACCTGATGCCCCAGCTCCACCAGCCGGTTGGCCAGCGCCGTGCCGATGAATCCCGCTCCACCAGTGATCAAAACCCTCACGTCGTGTGAACCTCCCAGTATCCAGATTGAGGTGACAGTCACCTGAGAGGTGACTGTCACCTTAGAATTATATATCCGCTTGACAGCGCCCCTATGAAAGGGTAAGATGCGTCTGACCAGCGCATCCGCTTCTCGTCAGCCACAGGGGTTTGCCCGTGCGGTTTTACTCGTTCGGCACCGATTTCAAGTACAGCCTGGGGCGCATCACGCGGCAGGAAATCTACACGGATGCGCCGGACGGCGGGGTACAGCTTGCGTTCATCGCCGAGACAGTGCCGGCGGCGGAAGGCGCCGGCCGCGCGGAATATTACCTCGACGAACAGGGCCGGCCCCATATCGTCGTGCTCGCCCCCACGCTGGACTATCAGGTCATCATCCAAGCCTGTCATGTATGGATGGCCCGACAAGGCCTGCCCGATGAGCCGGTCTGGTTCCTGGCACTGCCTCCTGGCAAATCCCCGGAGGAGTTCCTGCGCATCCGCCGGCCCTGAGCGCTACATCGGCTGGAAATCCACGATGCGCCATTCGCAGTCGTAGGGGTACGCTCCCTTCTTCGGCACTCCCTCCACCCATACCCGATAGCGGAAGGGGCCGGTGATGGTGCCGTCGGGCCGGCGGTTCACTACCACCACCTCGATGGCGATGCGCTCATGCCGGCGTTCCTTTTCCACATCCGGGTAATAGGCGATCTCCTTCACCTCCGCCATGCTGGTGAGCTGTCCCGGCTCCGCCACGTCGCGCCCATACTCCCCGTCAATGAAGCGCGCCGCCGCCTCTGGCGAAAGATATGTCTTGGCCTCTGCGGTGTTCAGGCCGATGGCCAGGTAAAAGGCCAGCACGCTTTTCTCAGGGTAATAGGTCTGGGGCACCGGCGTGGGGGGCGTAAAGGTGAACTCCACCGCTTTGCTGACCGGGTCCAGCATCGGGCCGTCCGGCGACTGCCGGTAGGAGCCGTTGGCCGGCTCATACACCCGGGTGACCGCCAACTGCGAGCGCTCAAAGGCTCTGTCCTTGACGCGCACCCGCGAGCCGTCTATGCTGATGCCGCCGGTGCCGCGGAAAAAGCCCAGGTTCCAGTAGCCGCGCTGCCCCGGTGCCGGCGGACTGCACGGCTGGCTGTAATCGTACCACATGAAAATGGCCAGCTCCGTGCGGATGTTGTCGCTGGTCTTGCCCCAAATCAGGACATCCTGGGGCCCGCCGACATCCGGGATATCCCGGATGTCAATCTCGATCTGCGCCTCGCTGAGATAGTCGCGGTCAATGGGGATCAGCTCGAAGGTGTCGATGCCGCGCGGCCGGCAGTTGTTCAGGTCCAGCACCATGGCGCCGTACGGCGAACGGCCGCTGACAATATCGTACCGATAGAAGACCACCCGCTCCATCTCGCCGTCGCCGTCCAGGTCCTGCCGCTGGACGCTGTGAAACCGCATGGTTTCGGGGATCAGCTCCTGCGGATTGATGAATTCTTGCTTCGAGAGGGTATCTGCAATGCGGTAGCGCCAGGCATCCAGGTCAATATAGCCGAACCGCCACGCCAAAGCTATCGCCAGGCATATGCACACATTCGCCAGCAACCAGCCCACAATGGTCATTTTGGCCAGGTTTTTCATGATGGAACCGATGTTTTGCGGAGATGCGGACTGGCTCATGGACGCCTTCTCCTTGTTGATTCGACGGCTGGCGAAGAGAAAGCTGGCCGGCGGAGGCCAGCCTCATGCGGCTTTTTTCCGCCGGCTCACACGCTTCTTAGGCGCTGTGCTGACATGCTGGTCCAGCAGGGCTTCCTTCAGCACTTCATCCATGTGCGAGACAAAGACCACCCGCAGGCCTTTCCGCAGTTTGCGCGGCACCTCGATGAGGTCCTTCTCGTTCTTCTTC includes:
- a CDS encoding NAD(P)/FAD-dependent oxidoreductase gives rise to the protein MRVAVVGGGITGMSAAYELAKRGIPCTLFEKDETLGGLAGSFKVNNTYLEKFYHHLFTTDTAMVELIHELGLGDQFVWNDSNTGLYYVQRIYRLATPLDVLRFKPLSFPDRIRMGMLAIWPRFIRDWHKLEEITAREWLLRYAGPRVYQVVWEPLLRNKFGHYHDQVAAVWIWNKLVLRGGSRDVRSGAEKLGYQRGGFGPVFIAWEKRMREMGVEIRLNSPVEHIRIENGRATGVVVAGQFEPFDQVIVTTAPAILAEMAPGLPEAYRHQLQQIIYLANVCLVLKLKRSLSTTYWLNIADPTIPFVGLIEHTNMQRPDEYGGAHIAYLSRYLDADDPYYRMSAEELFEAYLPHIRKMFPEFDASWVEEKWAWRERWTQPVILRHYSKVRPALKTPVDNLWLSCMASIYPQDRGMNYALLYGRKVVRQMLGEEPAA
- a CDS encoding HAD family phosphatase → MYERALGLPAGALLEALGSGPAWEAVSVGAISEEEYWRQVAGEWEGRLPPAFGRFRHGTLPFETINGEMVELAKRLYGQVRLGLLSNATISLRAHLERLGWPMHLFEVIGISAEIGRRKPDAAAFRWAAEQLGVPMERILFVDDKPRNVEAARAAGMRALLFTTVSELAEHLREMGLRV
- a CDS encoding NAD-dependent epimerase/dehydratase family protein, with translation MRVLITGGAGFIGTALANRLVELGHQVRVLDDLSAGDPSRLHQDVLFNRGDVRDRPKLWTILHNIDCVFHLAARVSVPESILYPREYNDVNVGGTVSVMEAMRDVGVKRVVLASSGTVYGEQPLQPVKESFRPNPRAPYAVSKIAAEYYVFTLGQLYGIETVALRIFNAYGPYQPLPASHAPVIPLFMRQVLTGGSVVIFGDGRQTRDFVYIDDVVDALVAAALAPDVDRQIINVGSGQEVSVRELVRHIERVTRRKANIIENAGQDGGVSRLVADITLARQKLGFSPKVDIETGLRLLLELDPRFRQLR